In bacterium, a single window of DNA contains:
- a CDS encoding MlaD family protein, producing the protein MADEPAGESVGPEAPRAIVRTRSMPSIVWLIPAVAAFVGLYLAFWAWSEQGPSITIVFDSADGIVAGTTVIKYKDVDVGIVETVELMEDLSQVNVTASMVNELAGYLTDETSFWVVKAEVSASEISAVDTILSGAYIGMAPSQDGKRTRVFEGLEKAPIIRPDKAGKLFQLRATELGSVDVGSPVYYRWIRVGQIAGYQLDDQGETVSVQVFIEAPHDERVRSTTRFWNASGLDAVVTAEGIQIDTPSMMAMLVGGIAFETPATVTVAQDVPENMVFELYPNKQATRMPRYSLKTRYLLYFEDSVSGLVPGSPVEFRGIKLGEVLDVDVELDRVTNEMRIPVVIEIEPERLGLTVEELEADPTQRLESMVSQGFRARLLTNNILTGQKAVDFDFLEGAREQAVVYGRAYPILPTATGGLDAITTRVARIVDRVDQLPIESIGANLDQVFASLAATMGSIEEATAAANSDLLPGMTATLERLEQTLSSADALISPESATALEIESLVGDLSEAADSLRIMAERLEEHPEELLRGKSE; encoded by the coding sequence ATGGCAGATGAACCGGCGGGGGAGAGCGTGGGGCCCGAGGCGCCTCGCGCGATCGTCCGCACTCGGTCGATGCCGTCGATCGTCTGGCTGATCCCGGCGGTGGCCGCCTTCGTCGGGCTCTACCTCGCGTTCTGGGCCTGGTCCGAGCAGGGACCCTCGATCACGATCGTCTTCGACAGCGCCGACGGGATCGTCGCCGGGACGACGGTCATCAAGTACAAGGACGTCGACGTCGGGATCGTCGAGACCGTCGAGCTCATGGAGGACCTCTCCCAGGTGAACGTCACCGCGAGCATGGTCAACGAGCTTGCCGGTTACCTCACCGACGAGACCAGCTTCTGGGTCGTGAAGGCCGAAGTCTCCGCGAGCGAGATCTCCGCGGTCGACACCATCCTCTCCGGCGCGTACATCGGGATGGCGCCGTCCCAGGACGGCAAGCGCACCCGCGTCTTCGAGGGCCTCGAGAAGGCGCCGATCATCCGTCCGGACAAGGCGGGAAAGCTCTTCCAGCTCCGGGCGACCGAGCTGGGCTCCGTCGACGTGGGCTCGCCGGTCTACTACCGCTGGATCCGGGTCGGCCAGATCGCCGGCTACCAGCTCGACGACCAGGGCGAGACCGTCAGCGTCCAGGTCTTCATCGAGGCGCCTCACGACGAGCGGGTGCGATCGACGACGCGCTTCTGGAACGCCTCCGGGCTCGACGCCGTCGTGACGGCCGAGGGCATCCAGATCGACACGCCTTCGATGATGGCCATGCTGGTCGGGGGCATCGCCTTCGAGACACCGGCGACGGTAACGGTCGCGCAGGACGTGCCCGAGAACATGGTCTTCGAGCTCTATCCCAACAAGCAGGCGACGCGAATGCCCCGCTACTCGCTCAAGACGCGATACCTGCTCTACTTCGAGGACTCGGTCTCGGGACTCGTGCCGGGCTCACCCGTCGAGTTCAGGGGGATCAAGCTCGGCGAAGTCCTCGACGTCGACGTCGAGCTGGATCGCGTGACGAACGAGATGCGCATTCCCGTCGTGATCGAGATCGAGCCTGAGCGACTCGGTCTCACCGTCGAAGAGCTCGAAGCGGATCCGACCCAGCGGCTCGAGAGCATGGTCTCCCAGGGCTTCCGCGCCCGACTGCTCACGAACAACATCCTGACGGGCCAGAAGGCCGTCGACTTCGACTTCCTCGAGGGGGCGCGCGAGCAAGCGGTCGTCTACGGCCGTGCCTATCCGATCCTGCCGACCGCGACCGGCGGTCTCGACGCGATCACGACGCGGGTGGCGCGGATCGTCGATCGCGTCGACCAGCTGCCGATCGAGTCGATCGGCGCGAATCTCGACCAGGTCTTCGCGAGCCTGGCGGCCACGATGGGCTCGATCGAAGAGGCCACGGCGGCGGCGAACAGCGATCTCCTGCCCGGGATGACCGCCACCCTCGAGCGGCTCGAGCAGACGTTGTCGTCGGCGGACGCGTTGATCTCGCCGGAATCGGCGACGGCCCTCGAGATCGAGTCGCTGGTCGGGGACCTCTCCGAGGCGGCGGATTCGCTCCGGATCATGGCCGAGCGACTGGAAGAGCACCCCGAAGAGCTGCTGAGAGGAAAGAGCGAATGA
- a CDS encoding PqiC family protein produces MITQVSRMARTTGLAILALAMTACLGRSPSPEHYMLGTQASGPAGDAAPEIALLVGPVRLPAYLDRPQFARLEGQGEIELDEFARWLGGFEDNFLRALSLDLARRTGSIRIAASPSKAPFPFDARIRLHVDDFVVEGNVLRARIRWAVIPTAKGAAPVVDVMEAEFPVAGGGNRAIVAAHDAAVAALAERIVAALPN; encoded by the coding sequence ATGATCACGCAAGTTTCGCGAATGGCGCGAACGACGGGACTCGCGATCCTCGCCCTCGCGATGACAGCCTGTCTCGGACGGAGCCCGAGCCCGGAGCACTACATGCTCGGCACCCAGGCGAGCGGGCCGGCGGGGGACGCCGCACCGGAGATCGCGCTGCTCGTCGGACCGGTGCGACTCCCGGCCTATCTCGACCGACCCCAGTTCGCCCGCCTCGAAGGGCAGGGGGAGATCGAGCTCGACGAGTTCGCGCGGTGGCTCGGGGGCTTCGAAGACAATTTCCTGCGCGCGCTCTCCCTCGATCTCGCCCGCCGCACGGGCTCGATCCGGATCGCGGCGAGTCCCTCGAAGGCGCCCTTTCCCTTCGACGCCCGGATCCGGCTCCACGTCGATGACTTCGTCGTCGAGGGAAACGTGCTCCGCGCTCGCATCCGCTGGGCGGTGATCCCGACCGCGAAGGGCGCGGCCCCTGTCGTCGACGTGATGGAAGCGGAGTTCCCCGTCGCAGGCGGGGGCAATCGCGCGATCGTGGCGGCCCACGATGCCGCGGTCGCGGCGCTCGCCGAACGGATCGTCGCCGCGCTCCCGAACTGA